A section of the Drosophila subobscura isolate 14011-0131.10 chromosome A, UCBerk_Dsub_1.0, whole genome shotgun sequence genome encodes:
- the LOC117903053 gene encoding 39S ribosomal protein L16, mitochondrial isoform X1: protein MWSVKTVSQLFKSCMSTGTFAAVNTAGLKYFAPPIKYHNVDQPERPKLRIMERMPQLPPNLRPPKMQKRLRYMRGPELVHNSLLHKQYAIIATGGGRLRWGHYEMMRLTIGRKMNVQTMFATWRVPAPWQPITKKGQGQRMGGGKGAIDHYVTPIRAGRVIVEIAGKCEFVEVKGFLQQVANQLPFQATVVSQEMLDEILDGKEEHARGNQNQYTMKYVIQNNLNGCHRWLSPVDHKWFGKHL from the exons ATGTGGAGCGTGAAAACAGTCTCACAGCTATTCAAAAGCTGTATGTCAA CAGGCACGTTCGCAGCCGTCAACACAGCCGGCCTCAAGTATTTTGCTCCTCCAATAAAATATCACA ATGTTGATCAGCCAGAACGTCCGAAACTGCGGATAATGGAGCGCATGCCGCAGCTGCCACCTAACCTACGTCCGCCCAAAATGCAGAAGCGGTTGCGATACATGCGTGGCCCAGAACTTGTCCACAACTCGCTCCTCCACAAGCAGTACGCGATCATAGCCACTGGTGGCGGTCGCCTGCGATGGGGCCACTATGAGATGATGCGTCTCACCATCGGCCGGAAGATGAACGTGCAAACAATGTTTGCTACATGGCGCGTGCCCGCCCCCTGGCAACCCATCACAAAGAAAGGGCAGGGTCAGCGCATGGGAGGCGGCAAGGGTGCCATCGATCATTACGTAACGCCCATTAGGGCAGGTCGTGTCATCGTCGAAATAGCTGGAAAATGCGAATTTGTCGAGGTAAAGGGTTTCCTGCAGCAAGTCGCCAACCAGCTGCCCTTCCAGGCGACAGTCGTCTCCCAGGAAATGCTCGACGAGATACTGGACGGAAAGGAGGAGCACGCACGaggaaaccaaaaccaatacACCATGAAGTACGTCATACAAAACAATCTGAATGGCTGCCATCGGTGGCTTTCTCCCGTGGATCACAAGTGGTTCGGCAAGCACTTGTAG
- the LOC117903053 gene encoding 39S ribosomal protein L16, mitochondrial isoform X2: MWSVKTVSQLFKSCMSSTFAAVNTAGLKYFAPPIKYHNVDQPERPKLRIMERMPQLPPNLRPPKMQKRLRYMRGPELVHNSLLHKQYAIIATGGGRLRWGHYEMMRLTIGRKMNVQTMFATWRVPAPWQPITKKGQGQRMGGGKGAIDHYVTPIRAGRVIVEIAGKCEFVEVKGFLQQVANQLPFQATVVSQEMLDEILDGKEEHARGNQNQYTMKYVIQNNLNGCHRWLSPVDHKWFGKHL; encoded by the exons ATGTGGAGCGTGAAAACAGTCTCACAGCTATTCAAAAGCTGTATGTCAA GCACGTTCGCAGCCGTCAACACAGCCGGCCTCAAGTATTTTGCTCCTCCAATAAAATATCACA ATGTTGATCAGCCAGAACGTCCGAAACTGCGGATAATGGAGCGCATGCCGCAGCTGCCACCTAACCTACGTCCGCCCAAAATGCAGAAGCGGTTGCGATACATGCGTGGCCCAGAACTTGTCCACAACTCGCTCCTCCACAAGCAGTACGCGATCATAGCCACTGGTGGCGGTCGCCTGCGATGGGGCCACTATGAGATGATGCGTCTCACCATCGGCCGGAAGATGAACGTGCAAACAATGTTTGCTACATGGCGCGTGCCCGCCCCCTGGCAACCCATCACAAAGAAAGGGCAGGGTCAGCGCATGGGAGGCGGCAAGGGTGCCATCGATCATTACGTAACGCCCATTAGGGCAGGTCGTGTCATCGTCGAAATAGCTGGAAAATGCGAATTTGTCGAGGTAAAGGGTTTCCTGCAGCAAGTCGCCAACCAGCTGCCCTTCCAGGCGACAGTCGTCTCCCAGGAAATGCTCGACGAGATACTGGACGGAAAGGAGGAGCACGCACGaggaaaccaaaaccaatacACCATGAAGTACGTCATACAAAACAATCTGAATGGCTGCCATCGGTGGCTTTCTCCCGTGGATCACAAGTGGTTCGGCAAGCACTTGTAG
- the LOC117903048 gene encoding histone-lysine N-methyltransferase trr, with protein MNISKVTTSLAAAAAAAEKAKPERVTSATAALNFNAINIQKRASIDDTEDPNRKKLKTEFLLCPPSTSLPAKQQQLIQQQKHHQHHRQQQRAVVPGGSVKATSLAFQVTAASAASKQTSTASEKSTVDQYQQHHQQVEQGDTENVWDPREDQIIVCNFGANAEMSASIKPEEALEGGQKQSFTSFTKKEAVCPSSASSSSSMASTISIEPSGGAEHVEQANKTVLSSAAVEDLDYALLPSSAPEQKVVPESSTIVSVSAVGAVTTSSVSPVTVASSTTSTIILNASTTNNGGGSGPGVAGSTIMNQKSSQANYNIFSATAASGQQQVSHQPTLLNRVNLQSKMKGTQLVVNTKKLSEVTQTTAKVSIGNKTISVPLLMSASGAATAGGATIVESKQVMQPGGQVTAVASVAPSGQQSSAHQHQHHPQHQHLNYTKLIKRVPKNPTTIVSFSGLQIKPANTKIVTAKVVSKKMSLQIQQQHQHQLQQQQVQQQQAQQQAQQQANSASMAPATASIVSITTTNPNQTFAMVKEKLHEATETIDTTHESGVAVSVSSSRNPTTRLAGHKIAYSDNIFNKSKSQDSGAGDEFGSSVNSVVIKPLDKVSHNCSPSFNTFKQQSVPGGAGVAGVAVNQTTGTVPVTVTMTSSASGSGSDQMTSSTSSVSVSAILNEAVTKSTAGTICINTPGMGARPIISIQNKNISLVLSKTTMAQQKPKMITTTVSSSALQMHHALNQDPYSEKQSASSSSSTPASASVVSVSVSTPAPMQLKLTSVPSVAGLGLGVVTTPATTPTKLGASLAAAEALPFSIIIPKLDELSNEPKTNLLAKQEAIVKDAPVAPSTAPLAEQAGEVLVAPEKRLNAATTLTAITAAASAPGPPATTQTGTSTTMPAPTPTPTPTPTPTPTHTGPGTGASGGASAAATGNSSQRSSSDDSNNALLKQLLQNSSSSHSHNLNQISINSAHVAASTAPLSARKVINVRAPSMGLVSSLEAQLARPVIPPVPAAVSSSGGSVATPTTTTTVANGSGNGNISQQATAAGSAALPVAPSVAASACAPNSATTEAPVPPNNAVAELEQQISVVQQSSLALQALAQPQPQPTPPPPAAAQQQKQHQHQHQPQHQVKQTVQIVSKETSFISTPPAQHAALSIGDRKLTESSACTSSSKPAEFLPPPPYELATAPVSNVTISISTKPSKDMNLQMKHKSASASASASMSMPMAKAMEQESLGVPLSEQAEQPPTASDNPKTAATSAAVHATAGAGTGAGAGAASITNSWSRQIQNNNSSIHIEAGMGQILAPHKITFKSGEAQKRKLPMQSHPQLEEKDQLQHSHPDASHSTDMMHMQMQLPGAVGMKPLPPGTSSAGPPGSESNKLQLISAITSYVKKTGQPGEAPHQAQMQAHIQGQMPGQMHVHQQQQHQKHQQHQQQVQLQAAHSHAQAHPQAHPQPNPQSGPTAMEPKAGDQRKRRKRDVQKPRRGNHSAGQAANSPKDLSGTLPAGAMVQLARMPPGIQYIQGAPGTGHVPSGVVGVGGGSGGGSSAAASPMLKKRVRKFSKVEEDHDAFTEKLLTHIRQMQPLQVLEPHLNRNFHFLVGSSEMAGAGTGSGSGSGSGSGGCNSGSGKLKAIGSQSRGWPLEECDGAQLGHFGRVRHPSIPSLYDSERFGGSGGPAGGSASPSGTLGGVEGKSQPMSNIQNDFYDQEFSTHIDRNPRERLLRHIGAVKDSNLETIELVEGESVTAWTALPRLTRFPGLILLNNNSRCHGRMSPVALAEDPLSMRMPTSPLLRNCAEELRKGLQMELGLGGGHGHSHSHSSLNSNCNSNGSNISNNNNNNYQQKNQNVILSLHSSTTDNIAGVLRDLANLLHLTPALTCKLIEEKADPKAGAEPSLEQSKGKGARGEDEEQAEKEPFKRPHSVSNGHLRKILNGRRKLCRSCANVVPASGLQVPSQSMPPLEEQLPRLAQLMALLPRKTPPPPFFYFCNRACLTMFKWSEKQTQAKAEAASVSLLTASGSSKSIFASGSGPPVPQDNVVKTEPPEEELDARQNQHTSETAAAPLQRKCIVKCFSSTCFATESSTGANIKQEWNEAATSFAAPSNTVWETDVVSHLEDTRQCVFCNQRGDGQADGPSRLLNFDVDKWVHLNCALWSNGVYETVSGALMNFQTALQAGLNQACSACHQLGATIKCFKSRCNNLYHLPCAIREECVFYKNKSVHCSAHGHCHTQNHASSGSANASIGSGSGAGSGAAFGTIENELSSFIVHRRVFVDRDENRQVATVMHYTELSNLLRVGNMTFLNVGQLLPHQLEAFHTPHFIYPIGYKVSRYYWCVRRPNRRCRYICSIAEAGCKPEFRIVIQDGSDKEPEREFQASTPSGVWQQILQPITRLRKVHKWLQLFPQHISGEDLFGLTEPAIVRILESLPGIETLTDYRFKYGRNPLLEFPLAINPSGAARTEPKQRQLLVWRKPHTQRTAGSCSTQRMANSASIAGEVACPYSKQFVHSKSSQYKKMKQEWRNNVYLARSKIQGLGLYAARDIEKHTMIIEYIGEVIRTEVSEIREKQYESKNRGIYMFRLDEDRVVDATLSGGLARYINHSCNPNCVTEIVEVDRDVRIIIFAKRKIYRGEELSYDYKFDIEDDAHKIPCACGAPNCRKWMN; from the exons ATGAATATATCGAAAGTGACAACAtcgcttgctgctgcggctgctgccgccgaaAAGGCAAAACCCGAACGTGTAACATCTGCAACCGCAGCGctcaattttaatgcaatcAATATACAGAAGCGCGCCAGCATCGACGATACCGAAGATCCTAATCGCAAGAAACTGAAAACCGAATTTCTGCTTTGCCCGCCATCGACTAGTTTGCCcgccaaacaacaacagctaatccagcaacagaaacaccaccagcaccaccgacagcagcagcgtgctgTCGTCCCAGGAGGGTCCGTCAAAGCAACGTCATTGGCATTCCAAGTAACAGCTGCGTCTGCAGCCTCAAAACAAACATCCACAGCCTCCGAGAAGTCTACAGTTGACCAataccagcagcaccaccagcaagTGGAGCAAGGTGACACCGAGAATGTCTGGGATCCGCGCGAGGATCAGATTATAGTATGTAACTTTGGTGCTAACGCTGAAATGAGTGCCTCAATCAAGCCTGAAGAAGCGCTCGAGggtggccaaaagcaaa GCTTTACAAGCTTTACCAAAAAGGAGGCCGTCTGTCCGTCGTCtgcatcttcttcttcatcGATGGCCTCCACTATTTCGATCGAGCCGAGTGGAGGAGCCGAGCATGTCGAGCAAGCCAACAAGACAGTGTTGtcatctgctgctgtcgagGATCTGGACTACGCCCTGCTGCCATCCTCGGCACCTGAACAAAAGGTGGTGCCCGAAAGCTCAACCATCGTGTCGGTCTCAGCCGTTGGCGCGGTGACCACATCTTCAGTCTCCCCTGTCACTGTCGCCTCATCCACAACATCTACGATAATACTGAATGCGAGCACTACGAACAATGGAGGCGGATCGGGACCAGGCGTGGCTGGTAGCACTATAATGAACCAGAAGTCCTCGCAGGCTAACTACAATATATTCAGTGCGACGGCTGCaagtggccagcagcaagtaAGCCACCAGCCCACGTTGCTAAACCGGGTCAATCTCCAATCCAAGATGAAGGGCACCCAGCTGGTGGTGAACACGAAAAAACTGTCCGAGGTCACCCAGACAACGGCCAAGGTCTCCATAGGTAACAAGACGATCTCCGTGCCGCTGCTAATGAGCGCTAGTGGGGCGGCTACAGCTGGTGGCGCCACCATCGTCGAGAGCAAGCAAGTTATGCAACCCGGCGGTCAGGTGACCGCCGTGGCCAGCGTTGCCCCCTCCGGGCAACAGAGTTCGgcgcatcagcatcagcaccatccccagcaccagcacctcAATTACACAAAGCTGATCAAGCGCGTGCCTAAGAACCCCACCACGATCGTTTCGTTCTCGGGCCTTCAGATCAAGCCGGCCAACACCAAAATAGTCACCGCCAAGGTGGTCAGCAAGAAAATGTCCCTgcagatccagcagcagcaccagcaccagctacagcagcagcaggtccagcagcagcaggcccaacAGCAGGCCCAACAGCAGGCGAACAGCGCGAGCATGGCCCCCGCCACGGCTAGCATTGTGTCGATAACCACCACGAATCCCAACCAAACATTCGCCATGGTTAAGGAAAAGCTGCACGAAGCCACTGAGACTATCGACACGACGCACGAGTCGGGAGTCGCGGTCAGTGTCAGCTCTAGTCGCAATCCAACCACCAGACTGGCTGGCCACAAGATAGCCTACAGTGACAACATCTTCAACAAGTCCAAATCGCAGGACTCTGGAGCCGGCGACGAGTTTGGAAGCAGCGTCAACAGCGTCGTGATAAAGCCCCTGGATAAAGTCAGTCACAACTGCTCGCCCAGCTTTAATACCTTCAAGCAGCAGTCCGTGCCGGGGGGAGCGGGTGTGGCGGGCGTCGCCGTAAATCAGACAACTGGTACGGTTCCTGTCACGGTGACAATGACCTCATCCGCCTCCGGCAGCGGCTCTGACCAGATGACCAGCAGCACCTCCTCCGTCTCAGTGTCGGCCATACTCAATGAGGCTGTGACCAAGTCGACGGCGGGGACAATCTGCATCAACACTCCGGGGATGGGGGCCCGGCCCATCATCTCCATACAGAACAAGAACATATCCCTGGTGCTCTCTAAGACGACGATGGcccagcagaagcccaagatGATCACCACCACCGTCAGCAGCTCCGCGCTGCAGATGCACCACGCCCTCAACCAGGACCCGTATTCGGAAAAACAATCCGcctcgtcgtcatcatcgacACCAGCGTCGGCATCAGTAGTTTCAGTGTCAGTGTCGACGCCAGCTCCAATGCAGCTAAAGCTCACGTCGGTTCCCTCTGTGGCAGGCTTGGGATTGGGCGTGGTCACCACACCAGCCACCACGCCCACCAAATTGGGTGCGAGCCTAGCGGCGGCAGAGGCGCTGCCCTTCTCGATTATAATCCCGAAGCTAGATGAGTTGAGCAACGAACCCAAGACCAATCTGCTGGCCAAGCAGGAGGCAATAGTCAAGGATGCCCCCGTCGCTCCGTCTACGGCTCCACTCGCTGAACAGGCCGGCGAAGTCCTAGTCGCGCCGGAGAAGCGTCTGAATGCCGCAACCACCCTGACAGCCATCACAGccgcagcttcagctccaggcCCACCTGCAACCACGCAAACGGGGACGAGCACAACCATGCCtgcgcccacgcccacgcctacacccacacctacacccacacccacacacacaggcccaGGCACTGGAGCAAGCGGCGGAGCATCTGCGGCAGCTACCGGTAACAGTAGCCAGCGTTCCAGCTCTGATGACTCGAACAACGCACTgctgaagcagctgctgcagaacagcagcagcagccacagccacaatctCAATCAAATCAGCATCAACTCCGCCCACGTCGCCGCCAGCACAGCGCCACTGTCTGCCCGCAAGGTGATCAACGTGCGGGCCCCGAGCATGGGTCTAGTCAGCTCCCTGGAGGCGCAGTTGGCCCGTCCCGTCATTCCGCCGGTGCCAGCGGCGGTAAGCAGCAGTGGCGGATCcgtggccacgcccacaaccaccaccacagtggcaaatgggagtgggaatgggaacatCAGCCAGCAGGCGACTGCTGCCGGATCAGCTGCTCTGCCTGTCGCTCCATCTGTTGCCGCTTCTGCCTGCGCCCCGAATTCTGCGACTACTGAAGCTCCCGTTCCTCCAAATAATGCCGTTgcggagctggagcagcagataTCGGTGGTGCAGCAGTCCTCGCTGGCCCTGCAGGCACtagcacaaccacaaccacaaccaacacccccgccaccagcagcagcccagcaacagaaacagcatcagcaccagcaccagccccaacACCAAGTGAAGCAAACCGTTCAGATTGTGTCCAAGGAGACTTCGTTCATATCCACACCTCCGGCACAGCACGCAGCTCTATCAATAGGAGATAGGAAGCTGACGGAGTCTTCGGCATGCACATCGTCAAGCAAGCCGGCAGAGTtcttgccgccgccgccgtatGAGCTGGCCACCGCTCCCGTTTCCAATGTGACAATCTCCATATCCACCAAGCCCTCGAAGGATATGAATCTGCAGATGAAGCACAAGTCCGCTTCCGCCTCCGCGTCCGcgtccatgtccatgccaaTGGCGAAGGCAATGGAACAAGAGTCCCTGGGTGTGCCCTTGTCAGAGCAGGCTGAGCAGCCGCCAACCGCCTCGGACAACCcaaagacagcagcaacatcagcagcagtacaCGCTACAGCAGGAGCCGGaacaggagcgggagcgggtgCGGCATCAATAACAAACAGCTGGAGCAGACAGAtccagaacaacaacagcagcattcACATTGAGGCGGGAATGGGACAAATCCTGGCCCCCCATAAGATAACCTTTAAGTCGGGCGAGGCGCAGAAGAGGAAACTGCCCATGCAGTCGCATCCCCAGCTTGAGGAGAAggaccagctgcagcacagcCACCCCGATGCCTCGCACAGCACTGATATgatgcatatgcaaatgcagctgcCTGGGGCGGTGGGCATGAAGCCCCTGCCACCCGGTACCAGTTCAGCCGGACCCCCAGGATCGGAGTCAAACAAGCTGCAGCTTATTTCAGCTATAACCAGCTACGTGAAGAAAACTGGGCAGCCAGGAGAGGCGCCCCACCAGGCACAGATGCAGGCTCATATCCAGGGCCAGATGCCCGGCCAGATGCAcgtgcaccagcagcagcaacaccagaagcatcagcaacatcagcaacaagtgcagctgcaggcggctCATTCACATGCTCAGGCGCATCCCCAAGCCCATCCGCAGCCCAATCCTCAGAGCGGGCCAACGGCTATGGAACCCAAGGCTGGGGACCAGCGCAAGCGACGGAAACGCGACGTACAGAAACCACGGAGGGGCAATCACAGCGCTGGGCAGGCGGCCAACAGTCCCAAGGATCTGTCCGGGACGCTGCCAGCAGGTGCGATGGTGCAGCTGGCCCGCATGCCCCCGGGAATCCAGTACATACAGGGAGCACCCGGCACCGGACATGTCCCCTCGGGAGTCGTCGGAGTTGGCGGCGGAAGCGGAGGAGGAAGCAGTGCCGCCGCCTCGCCCATGTTGAAGAAGAGAGTGCGAAAGTTCTCCAAAGTGGAGGAGGACCACGATGCATTTACCGAGAAGCTATTGACGCACATCCGCCAGATGCAACCGCTTCAGGTACTGGAGCCGCACCTCAACCGCAACTTTCACTTCCTTGTTGGGAGCAGCGAGATGGCGGGCGCAGGAACAGGCTCGGGCTCAGGGTCAGGGTCAGGGTCAGGAGGATGCAACTCTGGCAGCGGCAAGCTAAAggcaatcggatcccaatccAGGGGTTGGCCGCTGGAGGAGTGTGACGGAGCGCAGCTGGGCCACTTCGGTCGGGTGCGGCATCCCAGTATTCCCTCGCTCTATGACAGCGAACGCTTCGGCGGAAGCGGTGGCCCCGCGGGAGGATCTGCATCCCCATCGGGGACTCTGGGGGGAGTTGAGGGAAAGTCGCAGCCAATGTCCAACATCCAAAACGACTTCTACGACCAGGAGTTCTCCACCCACATCGATCGGAATCCCCGCGAGCGTCTGCTTCGGCACATCGGTGCCGTGAAGGACTCCAATCTGGAGACCATTGAGCTGGTGGAGGGCGAGTCAGTGACCGCTTGGACGGCCCTCCCTCGACTCACCCGCTTTCCGGGCCTAATTCTGCTGAACAACAACAGTCGTTGCCACGGCCGGATGTCGCCGGTGGCTCTGGCCGAGGATCCCCTTTCCATGCGGATGCCCACTTCTCCCCTGCTTCGAAACTGCGCCGAGGAATTGCGAAAGGGCCTGCAAATGGAACTGGGATTGGGAggcggacacggacacagccacagccacagcagcctcaacagcaactgcaacagcaatggcagcaacattagcaacaacaacaacaacaactatcagcagaaaaaccaaaatgtgATACTCTCGCTGCACTCCTCGACGACGGACAACATAGCCGGCGTGCTACGGGATCTGGCCAATCTGCTACACCTGACGCCCGCTCTCACATGCAAGCTCATCGAGGAGAAGGCGGACCCAAAGGCTGGCGCCGAGCCTAGCCTCGAGCAGTCAAAGGGCAAGGGGGCCAGGGGCGAGGACGAGGAGCAGGCGGAAAAGGAGCCCTTCAAGCGGCCGCACTCCGTGAGCAACGGCCACCTGCGAAAGATACTCAATGGGCGGCGAAAGTTGTGTCGGAGCTGTGCCAACGTCGTCCCAGCGAGCGGGCTGCAAGTGCCCAGCCAGAGCATGCCtccgctggaggagcagctgccccGGTTGGCCCAGCTAATGGCGCTACTGCCCCGGAAGACGCCGCCTCCTCCGTTCTTCTACTTCTGCAATCGCGCCTGCCTGACCATGTTTAAGTGGAGCGAGAAGCAGACTCAGGCGAAAGCCGAGGCGGCCAGCGTCTCTCTGCTCACGGCCAGCGGGTCCTCGAAGAGCATCTTTGCATCAGGCTCGGGTCCGCCCGTTCCCCAAGATAATGTGGTGAAGACGGAGCCgccggaggaggagctggatgCGAGGCAGAACCAGCATACCAGCGAGACCGCTGCGGCCCCACTGCAGCGTAAGTGTATCGTAAAATGCTTTAGCAGCACCTGTTTCGCCACGGAATCCTCCACGGGCGCGAACATCAAGCAGGAGTGGAACGAGGCGGCGACTTCATTCGCTGCTCCGAGCAACACAGTGTGGGAAACGGATGTGGTCAGCCACTTGGAGGACACGCGCCAGTGCGTCTTCTGCAATCAACGCGGCGATGGCCAGGCCGACGGACCCTCACGCCTGCTTAACTTCGATGTGGACAAATGG GTGCATCTCAACTGTGCCCTGTGGTCGAACGGTGTGTACGAGACGGTGTCCGGGGCGCTGATGAACTTCCAGACTGCGCTGCAGGCGGGGCTAAATCAGGCGTGCAGCGCCTGCCACCAGCTGGGAGCGACAATTAAGTGCTTCAAGTCGCGCTGCAACAACCTCTACCACCTGCCCTGCGCCATCCGGGAGGAGTGCGTCTTCTATAAGAACAAGTCCGTTCACTGCAGTGCCCATGGCCATTGCCACACCCAAAACCATGCAAGCAGTGGAAGTGCCAATGCCAGTAtcgggtctggctctggcgctggctctggaGCCGCTTTCGGGACAATAGAGAACGAGCTAAGCTCTTTCATTGTGCACCGTCGGGTGTTCGTGGACCGCGACGAAAATCGTCAGGTTGCCACCGTCATGCACTACACGGAGCTGAGCAACCTGCTCCGGGTGGGCAACATGACGTTTCTCAACGTGGGTCAACTGCTGCCCCACCAACTGGAGGCCTTCCACACGCCCCATTTCATATATCCGATCGGCTACAAGGTG AGTCGCTACTATTGGTGCGTGCGGCGTCCGAATCGACGTTGCCGGTACATATGCTCCATTGCTGAGGCCGGCTGCAAGCCTGAATTCCGGATCGTGATTCAGGACGGCAGCGACAAGGAGCCGGAGCGCGAGTTCCAGGCCAGCACGCCATCGGGGGTGTGGCAGCAGATCCTGCAACCCATCACCCGCCTGCGGAAGGTGCACAAGTGGTTGCAGCTCTTCCCGCAACACATCAGCGGCGAGGACCTGTTCGGGCTAACGGAGCCAGCCATTGTGCGCATACTGGAGAGTCTGCCCGGGATCGAGACGCTCACTGACTACCGATTCAAGTACGGGCGTAATCCGCTGCTGGAGTTCCCGCTGGCCATCAATCCGTCCGGTGCCGCCCGAACTGAGCCCAAGCAACGCCAGCTGCTCGTCTGGCGCAAGCCGCACACGCAGCGGACtgcaggcagctgcagcacccaGCGCATGGCCAACTCGGCGTCGATTGCCGGGGAGGTTGCCTGCCCTTACAGCAAGCAATTCGTCCACTCCAAGAGCTCCCAGTACAAAAAGATGAAGCAGGAGTGGCGCAACAATGTATACTTGGCCAG GTCGAAGATTCAGGGCCTGGGGTTGTATGCGGCCCGGGACATCGAGAAGCACACCATGATCATCGAGTATATTGGAGAGGTCATTCGCACCGAGGTCTCCGAGATACGAGAGAAGCAGTACGAATCTAAG AATAGGGGCATTTACATGTTCCGCCTTGACGAGGATCGCGTCGTAGACGCCACTCTGAGCGGTGGTCTGGCTCGCTACATCAACCACTCGTGCAATCCCAACTGTGTGACGGAAATTGTTGAGGTCGATCGCGATGTGCGAATTATAATATTCGCCAAGCGTAAAATATATAGGGGCGAGGAG CTCTCTTATGACTACAAGTTTGACATTGAGGACGATGCACACAAGATACCGTGCGCCTGTGGCGCTCCCAACTGTCGCAAGTGGATGAACTAA